The following are encoded together in the Naumannella cuiyingiana genome:
- a CDS encoding acyltransferase domain-containing protein, with protein sequence MDVSAELAKARDADRIARLGLAGEAAEVAALLDRAAEDADLLAEVADAARDLAGRVGEFRDHGTFDPCRGEEVAVLALLATVDAVRAEHRARGVPDDVSWATLADLGQQVAVHRATFGGFGLHTRDWLRVAWSGGLYWLGRLQFELLDRGGEWYLSVHIPETGPLGPDVVDASLARARAFFATHFDDHRPAGFHCASWLLDPRLTEVLAESSNMARFQRRWRLEPGGRAANGEAIFFVFRRRDGPDPATLPRDTSLQRAIADHIADGGHWYVRDGTIELDPGDDADQPAKGDR encoded by the coding sequence GTGGACGTGTCGGCGGAGCTCGCGAAGGCGCGCGATGCCGATCGCATCGCGCGCCTCGGCCTCGCCGGTGAGGCAGCCGAGGTTGCCGCGCTGCTCGATCGGGCCGCCGAGGATGCCGACCTGCTGGCCGAGGTGGCGGACGCGGCGCGGGACCTGGCCGGCCGGGTCGGCGAGTTTCGCGATCATGGGACGTTCGACCCGTGCCGCGGCGAGGAGGTCGCCGTGCTGGCCTTGCTGGCGACGGTCGATGCAGTACGCGCGGAGCACCGTGCCCGCGGCGTACCCGATGACGTCTCGTGGGCCACGCTGGCCGATCTCGGCCAGCAGGTGGCGGTGCATCGGGCGACCTTCGGCGGCTTCGGGTTGCACACCCGCGACTGGCTGCGGGTGGCCTGGTCGGGCGGGCTGTACTGGCTCGGCCGGCTGCAGTTCGAGCTGCTGGATCGCGGTGGGGAGTGGTACCTGTCGGTGCACATCCCCGAAACCGGGCCGCTGGGCCCCGATGTGGTCGATGCGTCGCTGGCGCGGGCGCGCGCCTTCTTCGCGACGCACTTCGACGACCACCGGCCGGCGGGCTTCCATTGCGCGAGCTGGCTGCTCGACCCGCGCCTGACCGAGGTGCTCGCCGAGTCGTCGAACATGGCCCGCTTCCAGCGGCGCTGGCGGCTCGAGCCCGGGGGTCGGGCGGCCAACGGCGAGGCGATCTTCTTCGTCTTCCGGCGCCGCGACGGCCCCGACCCGGCAACGCTGCCGCGGGACACGTCGCTGCAGCGCGCGATCGCCGATCACATCGCGGACGGCGGCCATTGGTACGTCCGCGACGGAACCATCGAACTCGACCCGGGCGACGATGCTGATCAACCAGCGAAGGGTGATCGATGA
- a CDS encoding histidine phosphatase family protein, whose amino-acid sequence MTDIYLVRHGQTEWSADGRHTSTTDLPLTADGEREAADLRGRLDPADFGLVLSSPRARARRTAQIAGFDPDRLVIDDDLAEWAYGDYEGVTSAKIRESVPGWTIWSHPTPGGETAEQVRVRCERVISRVEASGVERAVLFGHGHALRALTLTWLGLDFALGDRFPLETGTLSVLGPYKDGRALLSWNSR is encoded by the coding sequence ATGACCGACATCTATCTGGTACGCCACGGCCAGACCGAGTGGAGCGCAGACGGCCGGCACACCTCGACCACCGACCTGCCGCTGACCGCGGACGGCGAACGGGAGGCCGCCGATCTGCGGGGCCGGCTCGATCCGGCCGACTTCGGGCTGGTGCTGTCCTCCCCGCGCGCCCGGGCCCGGCGTACCGCGCAGATCGCGGGCTTCGATCCGGACCGATTGGTCATCGACGACGATCTGGCCGAGTGGGCCTACGGCGACTACGAGGGCGTCACCAGCGCGAAGATCCGCGAGAGCGTGCCGGGCTGGACGATCTGGAGTCATCCCACGCCGGGTGGCGAGACCGCGGAGCAGGTGCGGGTGCGCTGCGAGCGGGTGATCTCCCGGGTCGAGGCGTCCGGGGTGGAGCGGGCCGTGCTGTTCGGGCACGGGCACGCCCTGCGTGCGCTCACCCTGACCTGGCTGGGACTGGATTTCGCGCTCGGCGACCGGTTCCCGCTGGAGACCGGGACGCTGAGTGTGCTCGGGCCCTACAAGGACGGGCGTGCGCTGCTGAGCTGGAACTCGCGCTGA
- a CDS encoding DUF4267 domain-containing protein has protein sequence MDRTPRTGRISRLAPIALAVLGALFIGAIGLAYLFAPSAIAPGFGFAVVPAAEGYFQVKGIRDPASGLAIIALLATGHRRALGVLMIVMATIPAGDALNVALHGGDLMTAIFVHALTAALVIATGILLLRQRRAQREFQLSSARPSL, from the coding sequence ATGGACCGGACACCCCGCACGGGACGAATCTCCCGCCTGGCCCCGATCGCGCTGGCCGTGCTCGGCGCGTTGTTCATCGGCGCGATCGGCCTGGCCTATCTGTTCGCACCGTCGGCGATCGCGCCAGGATTCGGCTTCGCGGTCGTCCCGGCGGCGGAGGGCTACTTCCAGGTCAAGGGCATCCGCGACCCGGCCAGCGGGTTGGCAATCATCGCGCTGCTGGCGACCGGGCATCGCCGCGCGCTCGGCGTGCTGATGATCGTGATGGCCACGATCCCTGCCGGTGACGCGCTGAACGTGGCGCTGCACGGCGGCGACCTGATGACCGCGATCTTCGTGCACGCGCTGACCGCGGCGCTGGTGATCGCAACCGGGATCTTGTTGCTGCGCCAGCGGCGCGCTCAGCGCGAGTTCCAGCTCAGCAGCGCACGCCCGTCCTTGTAG
- a CDS encoding TetR/AcrR family transcriptional regulator, with protein MSERKDRERRERERRIVATARELAEREGWSAVTTRRLAELIDHSQPVLYSHFPNMAAVADAVAIEGFAELAAALRRARRRAGDAHAALLAVARAYRRFARERPATFEAMFVRPTALTFASAQTPDELRAGFGELREAIRPFAGEEGLDRLTEVAWATIHGIVTLEVQERVPTDRDGSRLRVAVDLLTAGAARAVPATH; from the coding sequence ATGAGCGAGCGCAAGGACCGCGAGCGACGCGAACGCGAGCGGCGGATCGTCGCGACGGCGCGCGAGCTGGCCGAGCGCGAGGGGTGGTCGGCGGTGACGACCCGTCGGCTGGCCGAGCTGATCGACCACAGCCAACCCGTGCTCTACTCGCACTTCCCGAACATGGCGGCGGTGGCCGATGCCGTGGCGATCGAGGGGTTCGCGGAGCTGGCCGCGGCGCTGCGGCGGGCGCGACGCCGGGCGGGCGATGCCCACGCCGCGCTGCTCGCGGTCGCCCGGGCGTACCGGCGCTTCGCGCGCGAGCGGCCGGCCACCTTCGAGGCGATGTTCGTCCGCCCGACGGCGCTCACCTTCGCCAGCGCGCAGACACCGGACGAGCTGCGTGCGGGGTTCGGCGAGCTGCGGGAAGCGATCCGGCCGTTCGCCGGCGAGGAGGGCCTCGATCGCCTCACCGAGGTCGCGTGGGCCACCATCCACGGCATCGTCACACTCGAGGTGCAGGAGCGCGTACCCACCGATCGCGACGGGTCCCGGCTTCGCGTCGCGGTCGATCTGCTGACCGCCGGGGCCGCGCGGGCGGTGCCGGCCACCCATTAG